One genomic region from Deltaproteobacteria bacterium encodes:
- a CDS encoding LLM class flavin-dependent oxidoreductase produces the protein MGIGIGIGFTGWPFGEPNPEAFWSAVDLAENLAIDSLWLSDRVVSETLSLEPVVALSWVAARTRKMKFGTSVMALPLRNPTVLAKELATLDFLSGGRLLLAVGLGRDDDTELQACGIHRAERAGRTEEMVHLLRALWSGNNVSFEGKYYHLEDVSIQPKPAQADPPIWVGGRSGPAFRRTARLADGWLASQMLPAEVETAIARIRKHADDYGRRIDHDHFGVLFNYCFAKDSEEAARIARPHALRNRTDVEFTETSALGTAQDITAAIQRFIDAGASKFVARPACPPEAIHDQLRRLGTEIIPRFA, from the coding sequence ATGGGAATCGGCATCGGCATCGGCTTCACCGGCTGGCCCTTCGGAGAGCCCAACCCCGAGGCATTCTGGAGCGCCGTGGACCTGGCGGAAAACCTGGCCATCGACTCGCTGTGGCTGAGTGATCGCGTGGTGTCGGAAACCCTGAGCCTCGAGCCCGTGGTGGCGCTCTCGTGGGTGGCCGCGCGTACCCGCAAGATGAAGTTCGGCACCAGCGTCATGGCCCTCCCGCTCAGGAACCCCACCGTGCTGGCCAAGGAGCTCGCCACCCTGGACTTCCTGTCGGGCGGACGGCTGCTGCTGGCCGTGGGTCTCGGCCGCGACGACGACACCGAGCTTCAGGCCTGCGGCATCCACCGCGCCGAGCGCGCCGGCCGCACCGAGGAAATGGTGCATCTTCTGCGCGCCCTGTGGTCCGGCAACAACGTCAGTTTCGAGGGGAAGTACTACCACCTCGAGGACGTCTCCATTCAGCCCAAGCCCGCCCAGGCCGATCCGCCCATCTGGGTCGGCGGACGAAGCGGCCCCGCCTTCCGCCGCACCGCCCGCCTGGCCGACGGCTGGCTGGCCTCCCAGATGCTGCCCGCGGAAGTGGAGACCGCCATCGCGCGCATCCGGAAACACGCCGACGACTACGGCCGCCGCATCGACCACGACCATTTCGGCGTGCTCTTCAACTACTGCTTCGCCAAGGATTCAGAGGAAGCCGCCCGCATCGCCCGCCCCCACGCCCTGCGCAACCGCACCGACGTGGAGTTCACCGAAACCTCCGCCCTGGGCACGGCTCAGGACATCACCGCCGCCATCCAGCGCTTCATCGACGCCGGCGCCTCCAAGTTCGTCGCCCGCCCCGCCTGCCCCCCCGAAGCCATCCACGACCAACTCCGCCGCCTCGGCACGGAGATCATCCCGCGGTTCGCCTGA